One Heterodontus francisci isolate sHetFra1 chromosome 3, sHetFra1.hap1, whole genome shotgun sequence DNA window includes the following coding sequences:
- the rnf146 gene encoding E3 ubiquitin-protein ligase rnf146 isoform X2, whose protein sequence is MAGCGDVDHASNMIPGGRKLNESCSNTTPTLTVPECAICLQTCVHPVKLPCKHIFCFLCVKGASWQSRRCALCRQEIPEEFLDKPALLSPEELKAASRGNGEYAWYYEGTNGWWQYDERTSIELEDAHLKGKKTIEMLIAGYLYVADLENMIQFRRNEHGRRRKMKRDIADIPKKGVAGLRLDCDSNGITSERENSADGADSIGGAGSASVSLQPSVSIMRPTVRPITSLVDQPVSPLTPSPDANVLLVNSLAQLQLGGQNMTRSHRGEGEEQYVASISRVSAAQSAMRMSYDNTESATSTDTEDENTSQLQESATTTHSRQRLISPNNERENEIPGGEPSPEGGPNSSIRAREQQPDGQCTVTEV, encoded by the coding sequence ATGGCTGGCTGTGGGGATGTCGATCATGCATCAAACATGATTCCAGGAGGAAGGAAGTTAAATGAGTCTTGCTCAAACACGACACCTACTCTGACGGTACCAGAATGTGCTATCTGTCTTCAGACTTGTGTTCATCCTGTTAAATTGCCGTGCAAACATATCTTCTGTTTCCTGTGTGTGAAAGGAGCATCCTGGCAAAGCAGACGGTGCGCACTTTGTCGTCAGGAAATCCCTGAAGAGTTTCTAGACAAGCCAGCTTTGCTTTCCCCTGAAGAGCTCAAAGCAGCAAGCCGAGGAAATGGGGAGTATGCTTGGTACTATGAAGGCACAAATGGCTGGTGGCAATATGATGAACGCACAAGTATAGAGCTAGAAGATGCTCATTTGAAGGGCAAAAAAACAATTGAAATGCTCATAGCTGGATATTTGTACGTTGCAGACCTGGAGAATATGATTCAGTTCAGACGTAACGAGCATGGCCGCCGCAGAAAGATGAAACGAGACATAGCAGATATTCCCAAGAAGGGAGTGGCAGGTCTTCGGTTAGACTGTGATTCCAACGGAATAACTTCAGAGAGAGAGAACTCTGCAGATGGAGCAGATAGCATAGGTGGTGCTGGATCTGCATCGGTATCACTACAGCCATCTGTTTCCATAATGAGGCCCACAGTTAGACCAATAACTTCCCTAGTTGACCAGCCAGTAAGTCCACTAACTCCTTCACCAGATGCAAATGTGTTGCTTGTGAACTCCCTTGCTCAGTTGCAGCTGGGTGGCCAAAACATGACCAGGAGTCATAGAGGAGAAGGAGAAGAGCAATATGTAGCCTCTATAAGTAGAGTTTCAGCTGCCCAAAGTGCAATGAGAATGTCTTATGATAACACTGAGTCTGCCACAAGCACTGATACTGAGGATGAGAACACCAGTCAGCTTCAGGAGTCTGCAACCACCACCCACAGCAGGCAAAGACTCATTTCTCCAAACAATGAGAGGGAGAATGAGATACCAGGAGGTGAACCATCTCCAGAAGGAGGGCCTAACAGCAGCATCAGAGCCAGGGAACAGCAACCTGATGGACAATGCACTGTAACAGAGGTCTAG
- the rnf146 gene encoding E3 ubiquitin-protein ligase rnf146 isoform X1: protein MGKRMAGCGDVDHASNMIPGGRKLNESCSNTTPTLTVPECAICLQTCVHPVKLPCKHIFCFLCVKGASWQSRRCALCRQEIPEEFLDKPALLSPEELKAASRGNGEYAWYYEGTNGWWQYDERTSIELEDAHLKGKKTIEMLIAGYLYVADLENMIQFRRNEHGRRRKMKRDIADIPKKGVAGLRLDCDSNGITSERENSADGADSIGGAGSASVSLQPSVSIMRPTVRPITSLVDQPVSPLTPSPDANVLLVNSLAQLQLGGQNMTRSHRGEGEEQYVASISRVSAAQSAMRMSYDNTESATSTDTEDENTSQLQESATTTHSRQRLISPNNERENEIPGGEPSPEGGPNSSIRAREQQPDGQCTVTEV, encoded by the exons ATGGGAAAAAG GATGGCTGGCTGTGGGGATGTCGATCATGCATCAAACATGATTCCAGGAGGAAGGAAGTTAAATGAGTCTTGCTCAAACACGACACCTACTCTGACGGTACCAGAATGTGCTATCTGTCTTCAGACTTGTGTTCATCCTGTTAAATTGCCGTGCAAACATATCTTCTGTTTCCTGTGTGTGAAAGGAGCATCCTGGCAAAGCAGACGGTGCGCACTTTGTCGTCAGGAAATCCCTGAAGAGTTTCTAGACAAGCCAGCTTTGCTTTCCCCTGAAGAGCTCAAAGCAGCAAGCCGAGGAAATGGGGAGTATGCTTGGTACTATGAAGGCACAAATGGCTGGTGGCAATATGATGAACGCACAAGTATAGAGCTAGAAGATGCTCATTTGAAGGGCAAAAAAACAATTGAAATGCTCATAGCTGGATATTTGTACGTTGCAGACCTGGAGAATATGATTCAGTTCAGACGTAACGAGCATGGCCGCCGCAGAAAGATGAAACGAGACATAGCAGATATTCCCAAGAAGGGAGTGGCAGGTCTTCGGTTAGACTGTGATTCCAACGGAATAACTTCAGAGAGAGAGAACTCTGCAGATGGAGCAGATAGCATAGGTGGTGCTGGATCTGCATCGGTATCACTACAGCCATCTGTTTCCATAATGAGGCCCACAGTTAGACCAATAACTTCCCTAGTTGACCAGCCAGTAAGTCCACTAACTCCTTCACCAGATGCAAATGTGTTGCTTGTGAACTCCCTTGCTCAGTTGCAGCTGGGTGGCCAAAACATGACCAGGAGTCATAGAGGAGAAGGAGAAGAGCAATATGTAGCCTCTATAAGTAGAGTTTCAGCTGCCCAAAGTGCAATGAGAATGTCTTATGATAACACTGAGTCTGCCACAAGCACTGATACTGAGGATGAGAACACCAGTCAGCTTCAGGAGTCTGCAACCACCACCCACAGCAGGCAAAGACTCATTTCTCCAAACAATGAGAGGGAGAATGAGATACCAGGAGGTGAACCATCTCCAGAAGGAGGGCCTAACAGCAGCATCAGAGCCAGGGAACAGCAACCTGATGGACAATGCACTGTAACAGAGGTCTAG